One segment of Candidatus Omnitrophota bacterium DNA contains the following:
- a CDS encoding CinA family protein: MRLSRKIASLLLRQKKTLSAAESCTGGLLAHTLTNIPGSSAFFHLGIIAYDDAAKIKLLKVPAKTLGVHGAVSQPAARLMAQNVRKILKTDLGVGITGIAGPSGGNKAKPVGLTYIAVSDGKTTVCRAFRFHGTRVNNKNRAVRAALRLVLKKVKGQS, from the coding sequence ATGCGACTTTCTAGAAAAATAGCTTCCCTGCTTTTGCGCCAAAAAAAGACCCTGTCTGCCGCGGAATCCTGCACCGGCGGCCTTTTGGCCCATACCCTGACCAATATTCCCGGCTCTTCCGCATTTTTCCATCTGGGGATCATCGCCTACGATGATGCCGCGAAGATCAAATTATTAAAAGTACCGGCCAAAACCCTGGGCGTCCATGGCGCGGTCAGCCAACCCGCGGCCCGGCTCATGGCCCAAAACGTCCGCAAGATCCTTAAAACCGACTTAGGGGTAGGCATCACCGGCATTGCCGGCCCATCAGGGGGAAACAAAGCCAAACCGGTTGGCCTGACCTATATCGCTGTCAGCGACGGGAAAACAACCGTATGCAGGGCATTCCGCTTTCATGGCACGCGCGTAAACAATAAAAACAGGGCTGTCCGGGCCGCCTTGCGCCTGGTCCTCAAAAAGGTCAAAGGTCAAAGCTGA
- a CDS encoding phosphatidylglycerophosphatase A: MDRFAKIIATFFGIGYFPIAPGTAATAAGIALAFALQGHPWAYAVVVFVLFAVGVPVCGRVEKMLKQKDPGIVVLDEVVGVLVALAGLPMAWPVTWPVAISVFFLFRAFDMFKIYPINRLEARPGGWGIMLDDVMAGIYTNIIMHIALRWAGTI; the protein is encoded by the coding sequence ATGGACCGATTCGCAAAGATCATAGCCACGTTTTTCGGCATCGGATATTTTCCCATCGCTCCGGGCACGGCCGCGACCGCGGCGGGAATTGCCCTGGCTTTTGCCTTGCAGGGGCATCCATGGGCTTATGCCGTTGTTGTGTTTGTGCTTTTTGCGGTTGGTGTTCCTGTTTGCGGCCGCGTGGAAAAAATGTTGAAACAAAAAGACCCCGGCATTGTTGTTTTGGACGAGGTCGTCGGTGTTCTGGTGGCTTTAGCAGGACTGCCCATGGCCTGGCCGGTGACCTGGCCGGTCGCGATCAGCGTTTTTTTCTTGTTTCGGGCGTTCGATATGTTTAAAATATACCCTATTAACCGGCTGGAGGCCAGGCCCGGCGGTTGGGGGATCATGCTGGATGATGTGATGGCCGGGATCTACACGAATATCATCATGCACATCGCCTTACGATGGGCAGGGACAATTTAA
- the rimO gene encoding 30S ribosomal protein S12 methylthiotransferase RimO, with protein MKTTRDFQQERLGAGPADGGVGVINLGCARNLTDAQMILGRLKKNGHRIVEAKQAQVIIVNTCSFIEDARKESVDTILDLIDLKKKGKIQKIIVAGCLAQRYGKELAAQFKDVDAFVGTPTLNRDADPAGVQLTPRHFAYVKICESCFNACSFCAIPKIKGRFISRTVESVLQEVARLDAAGVKEINLIGQDITAYGLDIYRTKSLARLLKEMARSVKNIRWIRLLYAFPAHVTDELIEVMAGEDKICKYIDMPLQHISDHILAEQNRHITRRQTLDLVARIRSVLPRAFVRTTYIVGLPGETKEDFEELRAFNQQMRFERVGVFIYSKEEGTAAHDMPGHVPARVKRERMDILMRDQQAISREIQKGFVGRRLNVLIDEKEKGSKDTYIGRSEYDAPDVDGVVYVRSKDPLKQGDMVEVDITDAYEYDLAGVVR; from the coding sequence ATGAAAACAACCAGGGATTTTCAGCAGGAACGTTTGGGCGCCGGTCCCGCCGATGGCGGGGTCGGCGTTATCAATTTAGGGTGCGCCCGCAACCTCACCGACGCGCAGATGATCCTTGGCCGTTTAAAAAAGAACGGCCATCGCATCGTTGAGGCGAAACAGGCCCAGGTCATCATCGTCAACACCTGCTCGTTCATTGAAGACGCCCGCAAAGAGTCCGTGGACACCATCCTGGACCTCATCGACCTTAAAAAAAAGGGCAAGATCCAAAAGATCATCGTCGCCGGCTGTCTGGCCCAGCGTTACGGCAAAGAATTGGCCGCCCAGTTCAAGGACGTGGACGCTTTTGTCGGTACCCCGACGTTAAACCGGGACGCGGACCCCGCGGGAGTCCAGCTGACCCCGCGGCATTTCGCCTACGTCAAGATCTGCGAGAGTTGTTTTAATGCCTGCAGTTTTTGTGCCATTCCCAAGATCAAAGGCAGGTTCATTTCACGCACCGTCGAGTCCGTGCTGCAGGAAGTGGCGCGTTTGGACGCGGCGGGCGTTAAGGAGATCAACCTCATCGGTCAGGACATCACGGCCTATGGGCTGGACATTTACCGCACAAAATCGTTGGCGCGGCTTTTAAAAGAGATGGCCCGGAGCGTCAAAAATATCCGTTGGATACGTTTGTTATACGCGTTCCCCGCTCACGTGACCGATGAACTCATTGAGGTCATGGCCGGCGAAGACAAGATTTGCAAGTACATTGACATGCCTCTGCAGCATATCAGCGACCATATTTTGGCCGAACAGAACCGTCATATCACCCGCCGACAGACCCTGGACCTTGTGGCCAGGATCCGTTCGGTCCTGCCGCGGGCGTTTGTGCGCACCACCTATATCGTCGGTCTTCCTGGAGAAACAAAAGAGGACTTTGAAGAATTGCGCGCCTTCAATCAGCAGATGCGTTTTGAGCGCGTCGGTGTTTTCATTTATTCCAAAGAAGAGGGGACAGCCGCTCATGACATGCCAGGGCATGTGCCGGCCAGGGTCAAAAGAGAACGCATGGATATTCTCATGCGCGACCAGCAGGCCATCTCCAGGGAAATTCAGAAAGGTTTCGTCGGCCGCCGGCTCAATGTCCTTATTGATGAAAAAGAGAAGGGATCCAAGGATACTTATATCGGACGCAGCGAATACGATGCCCCGGACGTGGATGGCGTTGTGTATGTGCGTTCAAAGGACCCGTTGAAACAGGGGGACATGGTTGAAGTGGATATCACCGATGCCTATGAATATGACCTGGCTGGAGTCGTGCGATGA
- a CDS encoding bifunctional 3,4-dihydroxy-2-butanone-4-phosphate synthase/GTP cyclohydrolase II — protein MFNTIPEIVEDLKAGRMVIVMDDEGRENEGDVLVAAQFITPNAINFMAKEARGLICVPMEDSRLNELGLHPMKDELNDQHQKCNTAWTISVDAAFGVTTGISAADRAKTVGVLIDPKSKPSDLVTPGHLFPLRARRGGVLVRAGHTEASVDLMRLAGLYPAGVICEIMNEDGTMARTNDLVTFARKSNLKICTIDSLIEYRRKTEKLVERVEEANLPTEFGEFKMVAYQSLVDNVLHIAMVRGDIDGTKPVLVRAQSECLTGDVFGSLRCDCNSQLKSAMKAIAEIGTGVVLYIRHHEGRGIGLVNKMKAYNLQDDGMDTVEANQALGFAPDLRDYGIGAQILVDLGVRQIRLLTNNPRKIVGLEGYGLTVVERIPIKIPHNPQNEQYLKAKKDKLGHIL, from the coding sequence ATGTTTAACACTATTCCGGAAATTGTGGAAGATCTTAAAGCAGGCCGCATGGTCATTGTCATGGACGATGAGGGCCGCGAGAACGAAGGGGACGTGCTCGTTGCCGCCCAATTCATCACCCCCAATGCCATCAATTTCATGGCCAAGGAGGCCAGGGGGCTCATCTGTGTGCCCATGGAGGACAGCCGGCTCAATGAACTCGGTCTTCATCCGATGAAGGATGAATTGAACGATCAGCATCAAAAATGCAATACCGCGTGGACCATTTCCGTGGACGCGGCTTTCGGCGTCACCACGGGTATTTCCGCCGCTGACCGCGCCAAGACCGTCGGGGTCCTCATTGACCCCAAATCCAAACCGTCAGACCTTGTGACCCCCGGGCATTTGTTCCCGCTGCGCGCCCGCCGGGGCGGGGTGCTGGTGCGCGCCGGGCACACCGAGGCATCGGTGGACCTGATGCGTTTGGCCGGCCTTTATCCGGCCGGGGTCATCTGCGAGATCATGAACGAAGACGGCACCATGGCCCGGACCAATGACCTGGTCACCTTCGCCCGCAAAAGCAATTTGAAGATCTGCACCATCGACAGCTTGATCGAATACCGCCGCAAGACCGAAAAACTCGTCGAGCGGGTGGAAGAGGCGAATTTACCGACGGAGTTTGGGGAATTCAAGATGGTCGCTTACCAGTCCCTGGTGGACAATGTCCTGCACATCGCCATGGTCAGGGGGGACATCGACGGGACCAAGCCGGTCTTGGTGCGGGCCCAGAGCGAATGCCTGACCGGAGACGTGTTCGGGTCTTTGCGTTGTGACTGCAACAGCCAGCTCAAAAGCGCCATGAAAGCCATTGCCGAGATCGGCACGGGTGTTGTGCTTTATATCCGCCATCATGAAGGCCGGGGCATCGGCCTGGTCAATAAAATGAAGGCCTACAATCTGCAGGATGACGGCATGGACACGGTCGAGGCCAATCAGGCCCTGGGCTTCGCCCCCGATCTGCGTGATTACGGCATCGGCGCGCAGATCCTCGTTGACCTGGGGGTCCGCCAGATCCGGTTATTGACCAATAATCCCCGCAAGATCGTGGGTCTGGAAGGATACGGGCTTACGGTCGTCGAGCGGATCCCCATCAAGATCCCGCATAATCCCCAAAACGAGCAATACCTGAAGGCCAAGAAAGACAAGTTGGGGCATATTTTGTGA
- a CDS encoding isoprenylcysteine carboxylmethyltransferase family protein, translating to MDIANRLKRCFKPRFAVIYPFGVFVLFFCSSDEHSLKNGIGYIIAGALLRLWSNGYAIKNDRLTTSGPYAFVRNPLYLGTLLIALGLTIVLKMDLAMTVLFLAVLGWVYSKTIRGEERMLAAKFGEEYKKYCSKIPALVPSLVPYIPGEKWPFRIQRLIDSKEHKPVFWLIILLIVFHLKTRLLLEHKPMTAKTWAWVALGLVLICLDILYEFNKKKIHAK from the coding sequence ATGGATATCGCCAATCGTCTCAAACGCTGTTTCAAGCCCCGTTTTGCCGTCATTTATCCTTTCGGCGTTTTCGTCCTCTTTTTCTGTTCTTCGGATGAGCATTCCTTAAAAAACGGGATCGGTTATATCATTGCCGGGGCTTTGCTGCGGCTATGGTCCAATGGTTATGCCATCAAAAATGACCGCCTGACCACATCCGGCCCCTATGCTTTTGTCCGCAATCCCCTGTATTTAGGAACACTCCTCATCGCTTTGGGGTTGACCATCGTATTAAAAATGGACCTGGCGATGACGGTCCTCTTTTTAGCGGTCCTAGGATGGGTCTACAGCAAAACCATTCGTGGGGAAGAAAGAATGCTGGCGGCAAAATTCGGGGAGGAATACAAAAAATATTGTTCAAAGATACCGGCCCTGGTCCCTTCCCTGGTCCCCTACATCCCGGGAGAGAAATGGCCGTTTCGCATCCAGCGGCTGATCGACAGCAAAGAACACAAACCGGTGTTCTGGCTCATCATCCTCCTCATTGTCTTCCACCTCAAGACCCGCCTGCTCCTCGAGCATAAGCCCATGACCGCAAAGACATGGGCCTGGGTCGCGTTAGGCCTCGTCCTGATCTGCCTGGACATTCTCTACGAATTCAACAAGAAAAAGATCCACGCCAAATAA
- a CDS encoding Bax inhibitor-1/YccA family protein has translation MESSNPTLNSKVFDNARAVVGSGQTMTVQGTVNKALILLLVLMATAFWAWSKAVNPASAGWAGTVMVVGLFVGFVLAIATCFKPQWSSVSAPLYAACEGLVLGVLSAYFERSYPGIVVQAVGLTFGVMLAMLMGYKTGFLQATPGLRKGLMIAMGGIMIFYLAVMAAGFFHIAPPGFLNGSGPLGIAFSLFVVGIASMSLILDFDMIERGSHQGLERYMEWYGAFALMVTLVWLYMEILRLLSKLRSR, from the coding sequence ATGGAAAGCAGTAATCCGACATTGAACAGCAAGGTTTTTGACAATGCCCGTGCCGTTGTAGGGTCGGGGCAGACCATGACCGTTCAGGGCACGGTCAACAAGGCCCTTATTCTTTTGCTCGTCTTGATGGCAACGGCATTTTGGGCCTGGTCCAAGGCCGTTAACCCGGCCAGCGCCGGATGGGCAGGCACGGTCATGGTGGTCGGCTTGTTCGTCGGGTTTGTCCTGGCCATAGCCACGTGTTTTAAGCCGCAATGGTCGTCGGTGTCAGCGCCTTTGTACGCGGCTTGCGAAGGCCTTGTGCTGGGCGTGTTGTCCGCGTATTTCGAGCGTTCCTATCCGGGCATTGTCGTGCAGGCCGTAGGATTGACGTTCGGCGTGATGCTGGCCATGCTGATGGGATATAAAACAGGGTTCCTGCAAGCGACACCGGGTTTGCGCAAAGGCCTCATGATCGCCATGGGCGGGATCATGATCTTTTATTTAGCCGTCATGGCGGCGGGGTTTTTCCACATCGCTCCTCCGGGATTTCTTAACGGCAGCGGGCCTTTGGGCATTGCATTCAGTTTATTCGTGGTCGGCATCGCGTCCATGTCTTTGATCCTGGATTTTGACATGATCGAGCGGGGCAGTCATCAGGGCCTGGAAAGGTATATGGAGTGGTACGGCGCTTTCGCGCTCATGGTCACCCTGGTCTGGCTGTACATGGAGATCCTGCGCCTATTGTCCAAACTCCGCTCCCGCTAA
- the pgsA gene encoding CDP-diacylglycerol--glycerol-3-phosphate 3-phosphatidyltransferase: MTLPNILTLSRLVFAALIVWLLCQYSLAAYVAAAVLFAGAALTDFYDGHLAKKSGLTSDFGKIMDPIADKVLILSVFFVLTYTGMVEAWMVVLIAVREICVTASRLRAMSRGQVLAAEKAGKIKTVFQIISISVVLLFLIAEESPWTAAWFFQIQPLWQGVINFLMVITVFLTVGSGAAYFKNQWTDSQRS; the protein is encoded by the coding sequence ATGACCCTGCCTAATATCCTGACCCTTTCGCGTCTGGTCTTTGCGGCCCTGATCGTGTGGCTGCTTTGCCAGTATTCGCTGGCCGCTTACGTGGCCGCGGCTGTTTTGTTCGCGGGCGCGGCATTGACGGATTTTTACGACGGGCATTTGGCGAAGAAGAGCGGCTTGACCAGTGATTTCGGCAAGATCATGGACCCCATCGCCGACAAGGTCCTGATCCTGTCTGTTTTTTTTGTTCTGACCTATACGGGCATGGTGGAGGCGTGGATGGTTGTCCTGATCGCTGTTCGGGAAATTTGCGTGACCGCGTCGCGTTTGCGGGCCATGAGCCGGGGCCAGGTGCTGGCCGCGGAAAAGGCGGGTAAGATCAAGACCGTTTTTCAGATCATCAGCATTTCCGTTGTCCTCTTGTTTTTGATCGCCGAGGAAAGCCCGTGGACAGCCGCGTGGTTCTTTCAGATCCAGCCTCTGTGGCAGGGGGTCATCAATTTTTTAATGGTTATTACCGTTTTTTTGACCGTCGGCTCCGGCGCCGCGTATTTTAAAAATCAATGGACCGATTCGCAAAGATCATAG